GAATCAAAGAATTTTGTTATATCCGCATCCAATGCCCAATTCATTCCGCATTTTATGAACTCTTGGGTTTTTCTCACAGCCATGTCCACGGAACGTCCAGGACGGTAACCATAACTATCCTGATGGAAATGCTTTTCCATTTGTGGTGTCAGCACGCATTGGACCGCTTTCTGGGCTAGTTTGTCGCGCAGGAATAAAGCGGATATTGTACGTTGCTTTCCTTTTGCATTTTTCAAGGGAAAAAGTCTGATCGTGCCGGGGCAATATTTACCAGTACGGATTTCATCTGCAAGTGTTATGAGGTGCAGAGGGAGGTTCCTTTCCATTTCAGCGCGGCTGATTCCAGGCAACCACATGGCTTTGTCTCCGTTCAACTGTTTCCATGCCTTGTTAATGGTCTCGGGGCTGGTGATTTGTTGCAGCAGGTCAGTCATTTTCAGGACCTCCTTCCAAGAAAGCAATTAAGTCTGTGACAATTTCGCTTATGCATTGCTTCAGGCTCATATCTTTTGTGGAATTGCAGCCCGGAAGTTTTCCCCACCCTTGAGTGATTGCATGCCACTGGAAGTAAAACTCGGAGCGGGCATTTTTGCGCAGGAGGCAGATATCAGGATTTATGGCGAAGTCCCGCAGGGTGAATTTCTCGATCAGCAGCATATAAGCATACATGGTTATTGCCGGACGCAGCGGTTCCATAATGTCAAGGGCGAGGCTGTATCTGTTCCTGCGTGTTGCGTGGATAATTCCTATGCACGGATCAAGGCCGTGGAGCAATATCTGGTTGAGTGTTTCAGAATAAACCAACGTGCTGCACAGGGATAGCAGGGAATTGAACGGGTCGGTAGGTGGCCTGCGGATTCTTTTTTGGAAGCCCCACTTTGGTGGGAGCAGCTTTACATACAATGCGTAAAGGGATTTATCTGCGCCACCTTCAATTCCCATTGTTGATATTTTTTGCTCGTTATTGATGAGTTTGAG
The Maridesulfovibrio zosterae DSM 11974 DNA segment above includes these coding regions:
- the cas1 gene encoding CRISPR-associated endonuclease Cas1; this encodes MNAVTLIIDKSGTTIIRDGKSLVVKLPDGNSSRIPFSRIGSMVVYSKANVETTVWGELATRNIPCVILPSRGNGNECWVGAGLNAKIDVRMMQFRAKYSYTKSLEAQKFVLGKKLAATIALIDCLEYSAKKKGISEDAIKVRNEIETATLKLINNEQKISTMGIEGGADKSLYALYVKLLPPKWGFQKRIRRPPTDPFNSLLSLCSTLVYSETLNQILLHGLDPCIGIIHATRRNRYSLALDIMEPLRPAITMYAYMLLIEKFTLRDFAINPDICLLRKNARSEFYFQWHAITQGWGKLPGCNSTKDMSLKQCISEIVTDLIAFLEGGPEND
- a CDS encoding reverse transcriptase domain-containing protein, whose amino-acid sequence is MTDLLQQITSPETINKAWKQLNGDKAMWLPGISRAEMERNLPLHLITLADEIRTGKYCPGTIRLFPLKNAKGKQRTISALFLRDKLAQKAVQCVLTPQMEKHFHQDSYGYRPGRSVDMAVRKTQEFIKCGMNWALDADITKFFDSIPHRQLKKTVKKYVTHGHVQSLIFDWIKTGTPRTGIFQQRRGIPQGSIISPLLCNIFLTPFDNSLSARNLPFVRFADDFVIFTISEKETIKARKYVDKLLQKMGLELHPQKTRIVPPDKQFIFLGKKIR